The DNA region GCGGCGTCGGGCTCATCCCCGATCTTTCCAGGCGCGCCTCCTATGGCGGGCTGAAGGAAGGCCATGTCCTTCTTTGCATCGGCGCGAGCGAAGGCCAGCTCGGCGCCTCGCTCTATCTGCGCCATGTCGAGGGCGAGGACGACGGCGCCCCGCCCCATGTCGATCTCGAGGCGGAGAAGCGCAACGGCGATTTCGTGCGCAAGGAAATCCGCGACGGCCGGGCCAGGATCGTCCACGACCTGTCCGATGGCGGCCTCGCCTGCGCGGCGGCGGAAATGGCCCTGGCGGCCGGTGTCGGCGTGAAGCTCGCCTATGACGGCAAGCTGCCGCTCTTCGCGTGGGCCTTCGGCGAGGACCAGGCGCGCTATCTCATCGCCGCCGAGGCCGAGACCGCCGAGGCCATCCTGAAGGATGCCAAGGCGGCCGGGGTTCCCGTCAGCGTCGTCGGCCTGGCCGGCGGCCGGCAGATCACCTTCAACGGCGAACACGGCCTCGATCTCGTCCGCCTGAAGCAGGCGCACGAAAACTGGCTGCCCGACCTGATGGCCAATATCGGCGACGAGCGGGCGGCCTAGGGAGAAAGCTCCCGCACTGCCCGCCTCCCCCGAGCCCGTAGGGCGTCGGGGGTCCGGAGATCAGGGCGCTCCGGGGCCCCGCTTTCGCGGGGGCAGGCGGGGCGGGGTGACGGACCGCCTACTCCGCGGCACACGCCGCGAGGGCGAGATTGTGCCGGACGGCCGGCTCGTCCGGGGCGAGCTCGGCCGCCGCCCGGAAATCCTCGGCCGCACCGGCAAGGTCGCCTTCCATCCAGCGCGCGGCGCCGCGATTGGTGTGGGCGGTCCACTGGATCTCGCTCATGGCGACACCGGCATCGCAGATGGCCATCAGCTGGTCGCGGCTGCGGTGGGCGACCGCGGCGCAGAGATTGACGTAGGCCGCGCCCTGCACGGTGGAGCTGGCGCCTTCCACGGCGCGCCAGCCGAAGGCCTCGGCCGCGCGCCACTCCTGGCGCTCGACCCGCGTCGCGGCGGCGGCAACGTCGCGGTTGCCCGCGCTCTGCGGCACGAAGGCGGGCTCGGAGGGGCAGTCCTGCGCGGCGGCGGTGCCGGCGAGCATGACAGCGGCGAGAGCGCCCGAAAGGGCAAGCGAGATCCTGGGGAGCATGATTTCTCTTCCTGTAGACTTGGGCTGGGCGCACCCGATGCGCGACCCATATATGAACAGCGTTCACTCCTATAACGGCGTGATCGTCGTTTGAAAAGTGAACGACGTTTAACTTTCCTGTGATTTCGCAAGCCGCCAGCCCGGCGCTCCCGCGCGGCCACGGCGTTTCTTCCGGTGTTTCAATCGGATCAGTGGGTGTCCGGCGCGCCGGCGGCCGCGAGCGCGGACCGCGCGATGTGCTCGCGCAGGCTTCGGTGCCGCTCCGGGTCGGTCATGTCGATATTGACTGCGAACAGCCAGGTGTCGGACTCGGACTCCAGCCACCCGACGAACCAGCCGATATCGGGCTGGCCTTCCGGCTGGCCCCAGCCGGTCTTGCCGCGCAGCACCCAATCCTCGCCGCGCTCGACCTCCATGAAGCCGATCACGGTCTCCATATGGGCCGGTTCGACCGGCAGAACGCGCGCATGCAGGCGCTGCAGGAAGCCGACCTGCTCGCGCGCGGTCACCGAGAGCGGACCCTCCAGCCAGAACGTGCCGACCTCGTCCGGGCCGCCGACATGCTCGTCGCCATAGCCCAGGAGCGTCACCATGCGGGCCATGTGCCCGTGCCCCGCTTCACCGGCGAGACGCGAATAGGCCCAGTAGGCCGAGCGCCGGAAGGCGCTGCGAAGAGTCTGGTCCTGGTCCCATCCTCCGCCGCGCTCGACCCCGTCCCAGGCGATGATTTCGCTTTCCGGGTCGGTGATCACTCCGGCTTCGAGCAGGATCATCGTATTGGCGATCTTGAAGGTCGAGGCCGGCAGGAAGCGTTCGTCCACGCGCGCCCCGCCCCCGGTCCATTCCGCCCCGTCGGACAGCCGGCGCACCAGCACCGCCCCCTCGACGCCGGCCTCCTCGAGGATGGCGTCGAGCATACCGGCCGCAGGTTCGATCGTGTCACGGACGCCTTGCGCCGCTGCGCCGGCAAAGCCGATCACCGCGGCAAGAAGCGCCAGAACCCTTCGCACCCTCGATCCTCCCCGTCCTGCGGAGCCGAAGAGACAGGCTCGGATGCAAATGCGGCGCCGGCAGGGCGCCGCATCGCGATCAGAACGGGATGTCGTCGTCCAGCGTGTCGGAGGAGAAGTCCTCGCGCGGGCGCTCCTGGCGCTGGCCGCCGGAGGACTGGTCCTCCATCGCATAGCCGCCGGAGCGTCCGCCGCCCTCGCCGCGGCCGTCGAGCATGGTCAGCTCGCCGCGGAATTTCTGCAGCACGACCTCGGTCGTGTAGCGGTCCTGCCCGCTCTGGTCGGTCCATTTGCGCGTCTGCAGCTGGCCCTCGATGTAAACCTTGGAGCCCTTCTTGAGATAGTTCTCGGCGACCTTGGCGAGGTTGTCGTTGAAGATCACGACATTGTGCCACTCGGTCTTCTCGCGGCGTTCCCCGGTCTGGCGGTCGCGCCACTGCTCGCTGGTGGCGAGGCGCATGTTGACCACCGGATCGCCCGAGGGCAGGCGGCGGATTTCCGGGTCCGCGCCGAGATTGCCGATGAGGATTACCTTGTTGACGCTTCCGGCCATGTCCATCCACTCCCGCTTGCGTTCTTCCGCAAATTTGTTCACATAATGTTCCGGCCGTCAAGGCGCGGCGATTCACAGGCGAGTTCACATCACTCCGGCGCCCGAGTCCATTGCCGGGGCTGAACGGCTCTGTGGGAAAGCACCTTGGCTGTGGAAGCAGGCACGCGAGAGGCCTAAGTATGAGCCTCGCGCGAAGGAAGTTCAAAAGACCCCCATGGCTCATACCCACATTTCCGTGCGCGGCGCCCGCGAGCATAATCTGAAGGATGTCTCGGTCGATCTGCCGCGCGACAAGCTCATCGTGTTCACCGGCCTGTCCGGCTCGGGCAAGTCCTCGCTCGCCTTCGACACGATCTATGCCGAGGGACAGCGGCGCTATGTGGAGAGCCTGTCGGCCTATGCGCGCCAGTTCCTGGAGCTGATGAGCAAGCCGGACGTGGATTCCATCGAAGGCCTCTCTCCTGCGATCTCGATCGAGCAGAAGACGACCTCGAAGAACCCGCGCTCGACGGTGGGCACGGTCACCGAGATCTACGACTACATGCGCCTGCTGTGGGCGCGCGTGGGCACGCCCTACTCCCCGGCCACCGGCGAGCCGATCAGCGCGCAGACCGTCTCCCAGATGGTCGACCGGCTGATGGCGCTCGAGGACGGCGCCAAGCTCTACCTGCTCGCCCCCATCGTGCGCGGACGCAAGGGCGAGTACCGCAAGGAGTTCGCCGATCTCCTCAAGCAGGGCTTCCAGCGCGTGAAGGTCGACGGGGAGTTCCACGCCCTCGAGGACGCACCCGAGCTCGACAAGAAGTTCAAGCACGATATCGACGTCGTGGTGGACCGCGTCGTCATCAAGGAGGGCCTGGAGCAGCGCCTGGCGGACTCGCTGGAGACGGCCCTGCGCCTGGCCGATGGGATCGCCGTCGCCGAACTCGCCGCCGCCTCGAGCGGCTACGAAGCCGGCGATCGCATCATCTTCTCCGAAAAGTTCGCCTGTCCGGTCTCCGGCTTCACCATCCCCGAGATCGAGCCGCGCCTGTTCTCGTTCAACAATCCGTTCGGCGCCTGTCCGGCCTGCGACGGGCTGGGACAGAGCCTGAAGTTCGACGAGGACCTCGTCGTCCCCGACCGGGAGAAATCGCTCTATGACGGGGCCATCGCGCCCTGGAACCGGGCGACCTCGAAGCTCTACCAGCAGACGCTGG from Marinicauda algicola includes:
- a CDS encoding penicillin-binding transpeptidase domain-containing protein; amino-acid sequence: MRRVLALLAAVIGFAGAAAQGVRDTIEPAAGMLDAILEEAGVEGAVLVRRLSDGAEWTGGGARVDERFLPASTFKIANTMILLEAGVITDPESEIIAWDGVERGGGWDQDQTLRSAFRRSAYWAYSRLAGEAGHGHMARMVTLLGYGDEHVGGPDEVGTFWLEGPLSVTAREQVGFLQRLHARVLPVEPAHMETVIGFMEVERGEDWVLRGKTGWGQPEGQPDIGWFVGWLESESDTWLFAVNIDMTDPERHRSLREHIARSALAAAGAPDTH
- the ssb gene encoding single-stranded DNA-binding protein encodes the protein MAGSVNKVILIGNLGADPEIRRLPSGDPVVNMRLATSEQWRDRQTGERREKTEWHNVVIFNDNLAKVAENYLKKGSKVYIEGQLQTRKWTDQSGQDRYTTEVVLQKFRGELTMLDGRGEGGGRSGGYAMEDQSSGGQRQERPREDFSSDTLDDDIPF